From a region of the Erythrobacter neustonensis genome:
- a CDS encoding LemA family protein, whose amino-acid sequence MKFTTMMRGTFAAAAALSLAACGINSVPTKEEAAKAQWGNVESALQNRSDKIPNLVAVVQGAAISEKDILQGVIDARARATSINITTDDLSNPEEFKKFSDAQNQLTQAMGQLRTVVENYPQLASQPRFADLMVAIDEANNQINTERGRYNDLARDYNTEIRTFPSSIGANIIHGAEALQYFEAAEGAAANPTVDMSRITGTAAPSATN is encoded by the coding sequence ATGAAGTTCACCACCATGATGCGCGGCACATTTGCCGCCGCCGCCGCGCTCAGCCTTGCTGCTTGCGGGATCAATTCGGTCCCGACCAAGGAAGAAGCCGCCAAGGCACAATGGGGCAATGTCGAGAGCGCGCTGCAGAACCGTTCGGACAAGATCCCCAACCTTGTCGCCGTGGTGCAGGGCGCCGCGATCTCCGAAAAGGACATTCTGCAAGGCGTGATCGATGCCCGCGCGCGCGCGACCTCGATCAACATCACCACCGACGATCTCTCGAATCCCGAAGAGTTCAAGAAGTTCAGCGATGCGCAGAACCAGTTGACGCAGGCGATGGGCCAGCTGCGCACCGTGGTCGAAAACTACCCGCAGCTCGCCAGCCAGCCGCGCTTCGCCGACCTGATGGTTGCGATCGACGAAGCCAACAACCAGATCAACACCGAGCGCGGCCGCTACAACGATCTCGCGCGCGATTACAACACCGAGATCCGCACCTTCCCGTCCTCGATCGGTGCGAACATCATCCACGGTGCAGAAGCGCTCCAGTATTTCGAAGCCGCCGAAGGCGCTGCGGCCAATCCCACCGTCGACATGAGCCGGATCACCGGCACGGCCGCCCCTTCGGCCACCAATTGA
- a CDS encoding TPM domain-containing protein — MPFAPLRRALVLLASLFWLALGTAAHAQDYPARPDGPVYDGANILSPATEAQLDSELRAYNAQTGRAIIVATVPGLGGSSIESYATTLYTDKWGIGGAQRDAGLLLLIAPNERKMRIEVGYGLHGYFGGIMAGRVINDVIAPRFREGNFDAGVTDGVAAILAHLAKSPADAIAIEEAAKAAQAQQSRSDGGFPFGILIWVAVIFFFFVIPLLTGRGRRRKYRSSGKGPWGSRGLGDTARDVILWEVGSAIVRGAMSGGDDDGWGGGGGFGGGGGFGGGGFGGFGGGSSGGGGASGGGKRWPI; from the coding sequence ATGCCATTCGCCCCGTTGCGGCGGGCGCTGGTGCTGCTCGCGAGCCTGTTCTGGCTCGCGCTCGGCACCGCCGCCCACGCGCAGGACTATCCCGCGCGGCCCGATGGGCCGGTCTATGACGGGGCGAACATCCTCTCGCCCGCAACCGAGGCGCAGCTCGATTCCGAACTGCGCGCCTACAATGCGCAGACAGGCCGCGCGATCATCGTCGCCACGGTCCCCGGCCTCGGCGGCAGCTCCATCGAAAGCTATGCGACGACGCTCTATACCGACAAGTGGGGCATCGGCGGCGCCCAGCGCGATGCGGGCCTGCTGCTGCTGATCGCCCCGAACGAACGCAAGATGCGGATCGAGGTCGGCTATGGCCTCCACGGCTATTTCGGCGGGATCATGGCCGGCCGCGTGATCAACGATGTGATCGCCCCGCGCTTCAGGGAAGGCAATTTCGATGCCGGCGTAACTGACGGCGTGGCCGCAATCCTTGCCCATCTGGCCAAGAGCCCTGCTGATGCGATCGCGATCGAGGAAGCCGCCAAGGCCGCACAGGCGCAGCAAAGCCGCAGCGATGGCGGGTTCCCGTTCGGGATCCTGATCTGGGTGGCGGTGATATTCTTCTTCTTCGTGATCCCGCTGCTGACGGGCCGCGGGCGGCGGCGCAAGTATCGCTCCAGCGGCAAGGGCCCGTGGGGCAGCCGCGGGCTCGGCGATACTGCGCGCGATGTGATCCTGTGGGAAGTCGGCAGCGCGATCGTGCGCGGCGCGATGTCGGGCGGCGATGATGACGGCTGGGGCGGCGGTGGCGGCTTCGGCGGCGGCGGCGGGTTCGGCGGCGGCGGATTTGGCGGATTTGGCGGCGGCTCCTCAGGGGGCGGCGGCGCTTCGGGGGGTGGTAAGCGATGGCCTATATGA
- a CDS encoding TPM domain-containing protein, translating into MAYMTEAEHRLVSAAVTEAESATSGEIVTVLAEASDGYTDVALLWAAGAAFTAMSVFAAFPEPFLDTWDALFAGWGHQWTSGELASMVIALGLIKFLGVLLIQQWQPLKYALIPGPAKTIRVHNQAVRQFKVGAQARTTGRTGVLIYLSMREHRAEIVADESIAAKVSAEVWGEAMSDMLAHIRKGQIAEGLAVGIRDVGFVLAQHFPRGSEDVNELPDRLIEV; encoded by the coding sequence ATGGCCTATATGACTGAAGCCGAACACCGCCTCGTCAGCGCCGCGGTGACCGAAGCGGAAAGCGCGACCTCGGGCGAGATCGTCACCGTGCTGGCCGAGGCGTCCGACGGCTACACCGATGTCGCACTGCTGTGGGCGGCAGGCGCGGCCTTCACCGCGATGAGCGTGTTCGCCGCCTTCCCCGAGCCTTTCCTCGACACCTGGGACGCCTTGTTCGCCGGTTGGGGCCACCAGTGGACTAGCGGTGAGCTTGCCAGCATGGTGATTGCGCTGGGCCTCATCAAGTTTCTCGGCGTCCTGCTGATCCAGCAATGGCAGCCGCTCAAATATGCACTGATCCCCGGCCCGGCTAAAACGATCCGCGTCCACAACCAGGCCGTGCGCCAGTTCAAGGTCGGCGCGCAGGCCCGCACCACCGGGCGCACCGGCGTCTTGATCTACCTGTCGATGCGCGAACACCGCGCGGAAATCGTCGCGGACGAAAGCATCGCCGCCAAGGTTTCGGCCGAGGTCTGGGGCGAGGCGATGAGCGACATGCTCGCGCATATCCGCAAGGGCCAGATCGCCGAGGGGCTGGCGGTCGGCATCCGCGATGTCGGCTTCGTGCTCGCCCAGCACTTCCCGCGCGGCAGCGAGGATGTGAACGAGCTTCCCGACCGCCTGATCGAAGTCTGA
- a CDS encoding NUDIX hydrolase, whose translation MIKDRDADLPEQVMWEGQFVTAKKRGRWEYVGRARGIRAAAIIALDNDPDGTRHVILVSQYRVPLSRFSLEIPAGLVGDDAGGEDEEAITAAARELEEETGYHAAHMEVLGEFFSSPGMVSESFTLFKATSLTRIGEGGGVSDENIVVHRVALRDLARFVAEWRRAGHAVDVRIAMLMTPGFLGEE comes from the coding sequence GTGATCAAAGACCGCGACGCCGATCTGCCCGAACAGGTGATGTGGGAGGGCCAGTTTGTGACCGCGAAAAAGCGGGGACGGTGGGAATATGTCGGCCGCGCGCGTGGCATCAGGGCCGCCGCGATCATCGCGCTCGACAATGATCCCGATGGCACGCGCCACGTCATCCTTGTCAGCCAGTACCGCGTGCCGCTGTCGCGTTTCAGCCTTGAAATACCCGCTGGCCTCGTCGGCGACGATGCAGGCGGCGAGGATGAAGAGGCGATCACCGCCGCCGCACGCGAGCTGGAAGAGGAAACCGGCTACCACGCTGCGCACATGGAGGTGCTGGGAGAATTCTTCTCCTCGCCCGGCATGGTCTCGGAAAGTTTCACGCTGTTCAAGGCGACCAGCCTTACCCGCATCGGCGAAGGCGGCGGCGTTTCGGATGAAAACATCGTCGTCCACCGCGTCGCCTTGCGCGATCTGGCGCGCTTCGTGGCCGAATGGCGGCGGGCGGGCCATGCGGTCGACGTGCGGATCGCGATGCTCATGACACCGGGTTTCTTGGGAGAGGAATAG
- a CDS encoding SDR family oxidoreductase translates to MAGRVAGKLALVTGAAQGLGRAHCIRLAQEGARVLATDINAGGAEETAAIINAELGEGTAYGIGHDVTDPPAWEAAVDAAREKLGGLNVLVNNAGIGVPGNIEACDFGDWQRCFDINVNSIFHGCQKALPLMREHAPGSIINISSIAGLIASDTMPAYNASKAAVWMLSKSIALHCAKKQMNIRCNSVHPTFVDTPILDGTARSAQLDKGVLMEKLARQIPLKFVGEPNDIANAVLYLASDESRFMTGAELKLDGGISAM, encoded by the coding sequence ATGGCAGGACGTGTAGCGGGCAAACTGGCCCTCGTGACCGGGGCTGCGCAGGGGCTTGGCCGCGCGCATTGCATCCGGCTGGCGCAGGAAGGTGCGCGGGTGCTGGCGACCGATATCAACGCGGGCGGCGCAGAAGAAACCGCAGCGATCATCAATGCCGAATTGGGCGAAGGCACGGCGTACGGCATCGGCCATGACGTGACCGACCCTCCTGCATGGGAAGCGGCTGTGGATGCCGCACGTGAAAAGCTCGGCGGCCTCAACGTGCTGGTCAACAATGCCGGGATCGGCGTTCCGGGCAATATCGAAGCCTGCGATTTCGGCGACTGGCAGCGCTGTTTCGACATCAACGTCAATTCGATCTTCCACGGCTGCCAGAAGGCGCTGCCGCTGATGCGCGAGCATGCGCCCGGATCGATCATCAATATCTCGTCGATCGCTGGCCTGATCGCGAGCGACACCATGCCCGCCTACAACGCCAGCAAGGCGGCGGTGTGGATGCTGTCGAAATCGATCGCGCTGCACTGCGCCAAGAAGCAGATGAACATTCGCTGCAATTCGGTACACCCGACCTTTGTCGACACGCCGATCCTCGACGGAACCGCGCGTTCGGCCCAACTCGACAAGGGCGTGCTGATGGAAAAGCTGGCGCGGCAAATCCCGCTCAAATTCGTGGGCGAGCCCAACGACATCGCCAACGCGGTGCTCTATCTCGCCAGCGACGAGAGCCGCTTCATGACCGGCGCCGAATTGAAGCTCGACGGCGGCATCAGCGCGATGTGA
- a CDS encoding PspC domain-containing protein, translating to MNNLNHRPDNAPAGRSFRLDKANGKVFGVCAGIANHFGVDTMIVRIGFVAATLLGFGSAALLYLAIALIAD from the coding sequence ATGAACAACCTCAACCACCGTCCCGACAACGCGCCGGCCGGCCGCAGCTTCCGGCTCGACAAGGCGAACGGCAAGGTGTTCGGCGTGTGCGCCGGGATCGCCAACCACTTCGGCGTCGACACCATGATCGTCCGCATCGGCTTTGTTGCTGCAACCCTGTTGGGCTTCGGCAGTGCGGCGCTGCTCTATCTGGCCATCGCACTGATCGCGGATTGA
- a CDS encoding enoyl-CoA hydratase: protein MFAPETTARLASAAFAVVLTLASFAYAIVPASPSLIV from the coding sequence ATGTTCGCTCCCGAAACCACCGCCCGCCTCGCATCGGCTGCCTTTGCTGTCGTCCTGACGCTCGCCAGCTTCGCCTATGCGATCGTTCCCGCCAGCCCCAGCCTGATCGTCTGA
- a CDS encoding enoyl-CoA hydratase, with translation MFATETSNRLFAATFSVVLSAAFFAYAIIPATPTLVA, from the coding sequence ATGTTCGCCACCGAAACCAGCAACCGCCTGTTCGCCGCCACCTTCTCGGTCGTGCTGTCGGCAGCGTTCTTCGCCTACGCCATCATTCCCGCCACCCCCACGCTTGTCGCCTGA
- the recF gene encoding DNA replication/repair protein RecF (All proteins in this family for which functions are known are DNA-binding proteins that assist the filamentation of RecA onto DNA for the initiation of recombination or recombinational repair.), translating into MALSRITLENFRNHAATQLGETAHFNLLVGENGAGKTNILEALSLLGPGRGLRRASLADLPRRASSDAPPLPFAIGASLTEAGTVSARLGTYTEAGTPNRRLVRVNGAPATAGSLAEWMAMSWLTPAMDGLFTDSAGARRRFMDRMALAIAPDHARRVNALEAALRERGKLLENRSDPRWLDAVEAQAADHGAAVARTRAMLVARLADELSALPPEPFARPALSYLPGGPTDETALRAELARARPRDRAAGRALTGPQRDELQVKMASTGHPAAACSTGEQKAMLIAITLAHGTIAAAGRPSVLLLDEVAAHLDPVRRVELFNRLGAGKAQVWMTGTELAPFEAIAAQSAIWRVSGGGVERV; encoded by the coding sequence ATGGCCCTCAGCCGCATCACGCTTGAAAATTTCCGCAACCACGCCGCAACGCAGCTTGGCGAGACGGCGCATTTCAATCTGCTGGTGGGCGAAAACGGGGCGGGAAAGACCAATATTCTCGAAGCCCTGTCGCTGCTCGGCCCGGGCCGGGGGCTGCGGCGGGCGAGCCTCGCCGATCTGCCGCGCCGCGCGAGCAGCGATGCCCCGCCCCTGCCCTTCGCGATCGGGGCCAGCCTGACCGAGGCGGGCACGGTGTCGGCGCGGCTTGGCACCTATACCGAAGCGGGCACGCCCAACCGCCGGCTGGTGCGCGTCAACGGCGCGCCTGCGACTGCGGGGAGCCTTGCCGAATGGATGGCGATGTCGTGGCTGACTCCGGCGATGGATGGGTTGTTCACCGACAGCGCGGGCGCGCGGCGGCGGTTCATGGACCGCATGGCGCTGGCGATTGCGCCCGATCATGCGCGGCGGGTCAATGCGCTGGAAGCCGCCTTGCGCGAACGCGGCAAATTGCTCGAAAACCGCAGCGATCCGCGCTGGCTCGATGCGGTCGAGGCGCAGGCGGCCGATCACGGCGCTGCTGTCGCGCGGACCCGTGCGATGCTGGTCGCACGGCTGGCTGACGAGCTGTCCGCGCTCCCGCCCGAACCCTTTGCGCGGCCAGCCCTTTCCTATCTCCCCGGCGGGCCGACCGACGAGACGGCCCTGCGCGCCGAGCTTGCCCGTGCGCGGCCGCGTGACCGGGCGGCGGGACGTGCGCTCACCGGGCCGCAACGCGATGAATTGCAAGTAAAAATGGCATCGACCGGACACCCGGCGGCAGCCTGTTCGACCGGCGAGCAGAAGGCCATGCTGATCGCGATCACGCTCGCCCATGGCACCATCGCTGCTGCCGGACGGCCTTCGGTATTGTTGCTCGACGAGGTTGCCGCGCATCTCGATCCGGTGCGCCGGGTGGAGCTGTTCAACCGGCTCGGCGCGGGCAAGGCGCAGGTATGGATGACCGGCACCGAACTCGCCCCGTTCGAGGCGATTGCCGCGCAATCGGCGATCTGGCGCGTGTCTGGCGGGGGTGTAGAGCGGGTCTGA
- a CDS encoding arylesterase has product MHKRNWSKIALAGALSLALAACSDGADDAAAPPAGLAEDGAPALPAVPVMGPERKIIAFGDSLFAGYGLDPRDAYPEKLESALRAKGINADVINAGVSGDTTAAGLNRIGFTLASQKDAPPALFILELGGNDLLRGLSPEETKANLGKMLAVLRDAKVPVLLMGMRSPPNYGPEFQAKFDAIYSDLAQEYGAALIPFWLEDIYREPALFQADKVHPTAQGIERLVAATIGDVESALPPVGEQAE; this is encoded by the coding sequence ATGCACAAGCGGAACTGGTCGAAAATCGCATTGGCGGGCGCTCTATCGCTGGCGCTGGCGGCGTGCTCGGACGGGGCCGATGACGCCGCCGCGCCGCCGGCGGGTCTTGCCGAGGATGGCGCGCCCGCGCTGCCTGCGGTTCCGGTGATGGGGCCGGAACGCAAGATCATCGCCTTTGGCGACAGCCTGTTCGCAGGCTACGGGCTCGACCCGCGCGATGCCTATCCCGAAAAGCTCGAATCCGCATTGCGCGCCAAGGGGATCAATGCCGATGTCATCAACGCGGGCGTGTCGGGCGATACGACCGCGGCGGGGCTCAACCGGATTGGCTTTACGCTGGCCTCGCAGAAGGATGCGCCTCCCGCATTGTTCATCCTCGAACTGGGGGGAAATGATTTGCTGCGCGGACTCTCGCCCGAGGAGACCAAAGCCAACCTTGGCAAGATGCTGGCTGTCCTACGCGATGCAAAGGTGCCAGTGCTGTTGATGGGGATGCGCAGTCCCCCCAATTACGGGCCGGAGTTCCAGGCGAAATTCGATGCGATCTACAGCGATCTGGCGCAAGAATACGGCGCGGCGCTGATCCCTTTCTGGCTCGAGGATATCTACCGCGAACCGGCATTGTTCCAGGCGGACAAGGTGCATCCCACTGCGCAGGGGATCGAACGGCTGGTGGCGGCAACGATTGGCGATGTGGAAAGCGCTCTGCCGCCGGTGGGGGAGCAGGCCGAATAG
- a CDS encoding ABC transporter ATP-binding protein produces the protein MTSPSLAISARNLTLTLGDPAAPVTILRGIDLDIPQGQVVALLGPSGSGKSSLMAVLSGLERASGGSLTVAGADFSALSEDGLAAARRGRIGIVLQAFHLLPTMTAAENVATPMELAGMPDATPRALAELEAVGLGHRTGHYPTQLSGGEQQRVAIARATAPRPGLIFADEPTGNLDAATGEEIIRLLFARRAETGATLLIITHDAALAARCERVLTMADGVIVSDMAGKTA, from the coding sequence GTGACAAGCCCCTCTCTCGCAATCAGCGCCCGCAACCTTACCCTTACCCTTGGAGATCCGGCCGCGCCGGTAACGATCCTGCGCGGGATCGATCTCGATATTCCGCAAGGTCAGGTGGTAGCGCTGCTCGGCCCTTCGGGTTCGGGCAAAAGCTCGCTGATGGCGGTCCTGTCGGGGCTTGAACGCGCGAGCGGGGGGAGCCTGACGGTGGCGGGCGCGGATTTTTCCGCCTTGAGCGAAGACGGGCTTGCCGCCGCGCGGCGCGGGCGGATCGGGATCGTGCTGCAGGCCTTCCACCTGCTGCCCACGATGACCGCTGCCGAAAATGTCGCGACGCCGATGGAACTGGCAGGCATGCCCGATGCCACCCCGCGCGCGCTCGCAGAGCTGGAAGCGGTCGGCCTTGGCCACCGCACCGGGCATTACCCCACCCAGCTTTCGGGCGGCGAACAGCAGCGCGTCGCGATCGCACGCGCCACGGCGCCCCGCCCCGGCCTGATCTTTGCCGATGAGCCCACGGGCAACCTCGATGCGGCAACGGGCGAGGAAATCATCCGGCTGCTGTTCGCGCGCCGCGCAGAAACCGGTGCGACGCTGCTGATCATCACCCACGATGCCGCGCTCGCCGCGCGCTGCGAGCGGGTGTTGACGATGGCCGACGGGGTGATCGTGTCCGACATGGCGGGCAAGACCGCATGA
- a CDS encoding ABC transporter permease produces MSLPLGTAWAIARRDLNARFRGLRLLLVCIFLGTAALAAIGTLTTAISRELASSGQELLGGDLEVEVWQRGLTPAETQALSAFGTVSSGYRMQAMASTPEAAAPVELKAVDARWPMFGRLTLADGRSVGAPTGRDAWIAQSALERLGIAVGDSFTVGTVSLRAAGVIANEPDRLSEGFQLGPTIIVADGVPAAAGLTAPGALYQTKHRIAFADTARDPETVEEALTKQFPTAGFDIRTRDRASPGADRFVRQMSDFLTLVGLAALVIAGIGIAGGVSSYLDQRRAGIATLKVLGATSADIVRIYAMQIGAAALVGSLAGLAAGVLVTPLLARALQGLLPVTSGFIIAPGALLLAASYGLLVAFAFAAAPLLRARTFPAMALMRSGIVPLARDRRALSATAAGIAAICALALLTTDQPLLSGGFLLGAGGALALLAGLGWAIQRLARWLPRPRNPLLRSAIANIHRPGAPTGSLVTALGFGLAAFVLLAAVQSAIDGNIASRVPNEAPDYFVLDVPQAKEPRFFEVIQAEFPKAGIRTVPTMRGAVIAYGRKDAMVRVADLEEIPEGAWALRGERGLTYADTLPQGNRVVAGQWWSPLHSGEPLVSVDARFAEAVGLKVGDYLTIGILGVERTARVANLREIDWESMGFNFALVFSRNAIADAPHNLSATIDLPDGADTAARGRLLRALVKEMPSSSVIEVGGILVEARKLLEQVSLATLAAAAVTVLAGLAVLMGAIAAARSARTYDTVMLRVLGASRRQVLLLQLAEYGLLAGVLALVALGLGGGLAWVVITQLFEFDWLPDWGEVLGVLGLGVALVLGFALAGSLPLLRAKPARALREL; encoded by the coding sequence ATGAGCCTGCCCTTGGGAACCGCGTGGGCAATTGCGCGGCGTGATCTCAACGCCCGGTTCCGGGGCTTGCGGCTGCTGCTGGTGTGCATCTTCCTCGGCACCGCTGCGCTCGCGGCGATCGGCACGCTGACCACCGCGATTTCGCGCGAACTGGCATCGAGCGGGCAGGAACTGCTCGGCGGCGATCTTGAGGTCGAGGTGTGGCAGCGCGGGTTGACCCCAGCGGAAACGCAGGCGCTGTCCGCCTTTGGCACCGTCTCCAGCGGCTACCGGATGCAAGCGATGGCGAGCACCCCCGAAGCCGCCGCGCCGGTCGAATTGAAGGCGGTCGACGCGCGCTGGCCGATGTTCGGGCGCTTGACGCTGGCCGACGGGCGCAGCGTCGGCGCGCCCACGGGCCGGGACGCGTGGATCGCGCAATCCGCGCTCGAACGGCTGGGCATTGCGGTGGGCGACAGCTTTACCGTGGGCACGGTCAGCCTGCGCGCCGCGGGTGTGATCGCGAACGAGCCTGACCGTCTTTCCGAAGGTTTCCAGCTCGGGCCCACGATCATCGTTGCCGACGGCGTGCCCGCCGCGGCTGGCCTTACCGCGCCGGGGGCATTGTATCAGACCAAGCACCGCATCGCCTTTGCCGATACCGCGCGCGATCCCGAAACGGTCGAAGAAGCGCTGACCAAGCAGTTCCCCACCGCCGGATTCGACATCCGCACCCGCGACCGTGCCTCGCCCGGCGCGGATCGTTTCGTGCGGCAGATGAGCGATTTCCTGACGCTGGTGGGCCTGGCCGCGCTGGTGATTGCCGGGATCGGGATTGCGGGCGGCGTGTCGTCCTATCTCGACCAGCGGCGTGCGGGCATCGCGACATTGAAGGTGCTGGGCGCGACCTCCGCCGATATCGTGCGGATCTATGCAATGCAGATCGGCGCTGCGGCGCTGGTCGGCAGCCTGGCGGGGCTGGCCGCAGGTGTGCTGGTCACGCCGCTGCTGGCGCGCGCCTTGCAGGGCCTGCTGCCGGTGACGAGCGGATTCATCATCGCACCGGGAGCCTTGCTGCTGGCGGCGAGTTATGGCCTGCTGGTCGCCTTCGCCTTTGCTGCCGCCCCCCTGCTGCGCGCGCGGACGTTCCCGGCGATGGCCTTGATGCGTTCGGGCATCGTGCCCTTGGCGCGTGACCGGCGCGCGCTGTCGGCGACCGCAGCGGGGATTGCGGCGATCTGCGCGCTTGCGTTGCTGACCACCGATCAGCCCTTGCTGTCGGGTGGGTTCCTGCTCGGCGCGGGCGGAGCGCTGGCGCTGCTCGCGGGGCTTGGCTGGGCGATCCAGCGGCTTGCCCGGTGGCTGCCGCGGCCGCGCAATCCGCTGCTCCGCAGTGCCATCGCCAATATCCACCGTCCGGGCGCGCCCACCGGGTCGCTGGTGACTGCGCTGGGCTTCGGCCTTGCCGCCTTCGTGCTGCTGGCCGCAGTGCAGAGCGCGATCGACGGCAATATCGCCAGCCGCGTGCCAAACGAGGCGCCCGATTACTTCGTGCTCGACGTGCCGCAGGCCAAGGAACCGCGGTTCTTTGAAGTGATCCAGGCAGAGTTCCCCAAAGCGGGCATCCGCACCGTGCCGACGATGCGCGGCGCGGTGATCGCCTATGGCCGCAAGGACGCGATGGTCCGCGTTGCCGATCTGGAGGAAATTCCCGAGGGCGCTTGGGCGCTGCGCGGTGAGCGCGGGCTGACCTATGCCGACACGCTCCCGCAGGGCAACCGCGTGGTTGCAGGCCAATGGTGGAGTCCGCTGCACAGCGGCGAGCCGCTGGTGTCGGTCGATGCGCGCTTTGCCGAGGCGGTTGGGCTGAAGGTCGGCGATTATCTCACGATCGGCATTCTCGGGGTCGAACGCACCGCGCGGGTCGCGAACCTGCGCGAAATCGACTGGGAAAGCATGGGCTTCAACTTCGCGCTGGTGTTCAGCCGCAATGCGATTGCCGATGCGCCGCATAACCTGTCCGCGACGATCGATCTGCCGGACGGCGCGGATACCGCCGCGCGCGGGCGCTTGCTGCGCGCGCTGGTGAAGGAGATGCCCTCCTCCTCGGTGATCGAGGTCGGCGGGATACTGGTCGAGGCAAGAAAGCTGCTCGAACAGGTCAGCCTGGCGACACTGGCGGCCGCGGCGGTAACCGTGCTGGCGGGGCTTGCCGTGCTGATGGGCGCGATTGCCGCGGCGCGTTCGGCGCGCACCTATGACACGGTGATGCTGCGCGTGCTGGGGGCGAGCCGGCGGCAGGTGCTGCTGCTGCAACTGGCCGAATACGGGCTGCTGGCAGGCGTGTTGGCGCTGGTGGCGCTGGGGCTTGGCGGGGGGCTCGCCTGGGTAGTGATAACGCAGTTGTTCGAATTCGACTGGCTGCCCGACTGGGGCGAGGTGCTGGGCGTGCTCGGGCTTGGCGTGGCGCTGGTGCTGGGCTTTGCGCTGGCCGGATCGCTGCCGCTGCTGCGCGCCAAACCGGCGCGCGCGCTGCGCGAGCTTTAG
- a CDS encoding glycerophosphoryl diester phosphodiesterase membrane domain-containing protein, whose protein sequence is MEIGGVFATSWTMLRQRFWRLVGMWAVFALIQIVGVIVLSVVVIILGFAGLAGMGALLDSPGAGLGAGLGAGMIAVMAMTYAAYIMLVLAQQAALVTLASPQADGAFGPALRRGFASAPAFFAITLLLLIAYVAVNAAAEGVAALAGEPLVSDMIAALVMLPLTVYLGCRLAVLVPVVAVDGRRNPLAAVRRCWTLTRGRAGAVFAALVGFAGVTLAIFIVPFAAIIMLLASDTAAAAQPAWVALAPLSFFPVLVVYMIYAAAFAAALHHHLTDGGAEAMEAVFA, encoded by the coding sequence ATGGAAATCGGAGGCGTGTTTGCGACCAGCTGGACAATGCTGCGCCAGCGGTTCTGGCGTCTGGTCGGGATGTGGGCAGTGTTCGCGCTGATCCAGATCGTCGGGGTAATCGTGCTCAGCGTCGTAGTCATCATTCTGGGCTTTGCCGGATTGGCGGGCATGGGCGCGCTGCTCGACAGCCCGGGAGCGGGGCTTGGCGCAGGGCTGGGTGCGGGGATGATCGCGGTCATGGCGATGACCTATGCCGCCTATATCATGCTGGTGCTGGCCCAGCAGGCCGCGCTGGTGACGCTGGCCTCGCCGCAAGCGGATGGCGCGTTCGGGCCAGCCCTGCGCCGCGGGTTTGCGAGCGCGCCCGCCTTTTTCGCAATCACGCTGCTGCTGCTCATCGCCTATGTCGCGGTCAATGCCGCAGCCGAAGGTGTTGCCGCGCTGGCGGGGGAACCGCTGGTCAGTGACATGATCGCGGCCTTGGTGATGCTGCCGCTGACGGTCTATCTCGGCTGCCGCCTTGCCGTGCTGGTGCCGGTGGTCGCGGTCGATGGCAGGCGCAATCCGCTGGCCGCCGTGCGGCGTTGCTGGACGCTGACGAGGGGCAGGGCGGGCGCGGTGTTCGCGGCGCTGGTCGGCTTTGCCGGGGTCACGCTGGCCATCTTCATCGTGCCGTTCGCGGCGATCATCATGCTCCTCGCCAGCGACACCGCCGCCGCCGCGCAGCCCGCGTGGGTCGCGTTGGCGCCGCTGTCGTTCTTTCCCGTGCTGGTCGTTTACATGATCTATGCCGCGGCCTTCGCCGCTGCCCTGCACCACCACCTCACCGATGGCGGCGCCGAGGCGATGGAGGCGGTCTTCGCCTAA
- a CDS encoding DUF805 domain-containing protein — translation MWPASLTDPFRRMLDFRGRARRREYWLFVAWQVPVLLGAFLIASMVTGTAGKLILLPEVMLWGLAGYVAVFGLPVLALQVRRLHDSDKSGWWALVGFLPYLGPGWLIFLMAEAGTWGPNRFGPDPRHADWDGDLFE, via the coding sequence ATGTGGCCTGCATCGCTGACCGACCCCTTTCGCCGGATGCTCGATTTTCGCGGCCGTGCGCGGCGGCGCGAATACTGGCTGTTTGTCGCATGGCAGGTTCCGGTGCTGCTCGGTGCGTTTCTGATCGCAAGCATGGTGACCGGCACCGCCGGCAAGTTGATCCTGCTGCCCGAAGTGATGCTGTGGGGCCTTGCCGGTTATGTCGCGGTGTTCGGCCTGCCGGTGCTCGCGCTGCAGGTGCGACGACTGCACGACAGCGACAAGAGCGGCTGGTGGGCGCTGGTTGGCTTCCTGCCCTATCTGGGGCCGGGCTGGCTGATTTTCCTGATGGCCGAGGCCGGGACGTGGGGGCCCAACCGGTTCGGCCCCGATCCCCGCCACGCTGACTGGGACGGCGATCTGTTCGAATAG